The genomic window TTCAGGGTTGGCGGAGGCGGGGGACGTCTCAAGGGACTGGCGCGCGGCCTCAATCTCTTTCGTGAGCAGCTCTTTGCTCTGGGGGTCCATTTCGGTCTCCGCGGCGAGGCGGTCGTATTCCGCGAGGGCGTCCTCGTGACGGCCCTGTTTGTAGAGCGCCCGCGCCCGGGACCAGCGCAGTTCCAGATTGCCGGGGTCCGCGCGCAACGCCTCATCGAGCACCGCCATCGCCTCGGGATACCGCTCCTGCAGGGCGCGCAGATCGGCCCACTGAAGGGCGAGCACGGTCCGCATGTCCTCCGGCAGGCAGGTTTCCGCCAGCCGCAGCAGCGCCTCGGCGTTGTCCAGGTGGCTCGTGCCGGCGAAAACCATGGACAGGTTGAGCGCGGCGGCGCACCTGCCCGGGGTGGCCGGGTCTGAACGCTGGAGGGTTTCGCCCAGCAGATACGCGGCCCATCCGTAGGTTTGGGCCGGGCTGAGGGCGCGTTCCGGCCGCAGGGAGCGCACCGCGCCCGCCAGCACGAGGGTGGCGTTCTCCAGCGCCTCCGGCCCGCGCGTGAGCACGGCGTTGACGGCGGCGACCTGCGGCAGGGGCTGCGCGGCGGGCTTCCGCCGCGCGAGGGCCTCGCAGGACCGGGTCACCTGCGTTTTCAGAAATTCGGCGCGCCCGGCGGAGAAGGCGAAACGGGCGACATTGGTCCACACCTCCGGGCGGCGGGGGGCGTTGTGGACCGCCGCGGCGCAGGCGTTTTCCGCCGAATCCAGGTCCTGATACCCCGTCTCCATCACGCTTGCCAGGAACAGCTGCGCCGTGGCCAGCGTGTCCGTGTCCGGCGTCGGCGCCCGGCGCAGCCGGTCAATCCGCTCATCCAGCGCCTTGCGCAGCCGGTCAAAGCGGCGCGTGGTGTTCGCGTATTCCAGGAAGAGCGGCCACGTCTCGCTGTCCTCCGGGTCTATCCGGGCGGCGCGCATCAGGGCCTCCTCGGCCCCGTCCCAGTCCTTGAGCGACATGCACACGCGCGCCAGGTTGCGGTAGATGGCGGGCCGGTTCTTCTGCGAGCGGTTGCTGCCCGCCGCGCGCTCCAGGTGACCCCGCGCCTGCTCCCAGTAGTCCCGCGCGCGGTCGTGCGCCTGCGGACTTTCGCCCGCGGCGAGGAGTTCCGCGGTCAGGGCGGCGGTCCGTCCGAGCACATCCGACGCCTCCGCCATTTCGGGGCACAGTGCGCGCTGCGCCTCCCCGTGCTGGAAGGCCTCCTCCAGCAGGGCGAGGGCTTCCTTCAGCGCCTCCGGGCTGGAATGGTCCATGCGCCCCACCCGCTGCAGTTGCGTCTCCGCCAGGGGAATCCGCGCCATCAGGTGGGTGGGGTTCAGCGAAAGGGTTTTCGCAAACTGCGCGGAGGCCTCGTCCATCCGCCCGTCCAGCATGGCCAGCTGGCCCAGCCGCCAGGGGAACTTCCAGTTCCCGGGGGCGAGCCGTGCGCCTGCGGCGTACTGCCGCGCGGCCAGGGGATGGTTCCCCGTCTCCTGCGCGCTCAGCCCCATTTTGAGATGGTATTCCGAGGCGAACAGGAGAGAGGCCAGGACGGCCTGCGCCGCCAGCGCAAGCAGGGCGCACGCGATGAGCGGCCAGCCGGGGCCGGCGGGCGCGCCCCCGGGCGCGGGGGCGTCCCCGCGTTCCGATGCGATTCCCTCCAGGGCCCCGGCCAGCACGAAGAACAGGGCGCCGGAAACGGGCAGCCGCAGGTTGAACCCGAAAAGGCCGTCCACCGCGAAGGCGGCAAACATGGCGGACAGAGCATATCCCGTCCGGCGTCCGGCGCGGTCCTCCGCCGAGAACGCCAGCACCAGCGCGCAGCCCGTCGCGAAGACCAGCAGGGCCAGCCAGGCCCCGGCGGCCACAAGCCCCGCGTCCACGCCGATCTCCAGCGGGTCGTTGTGGACGTGGTGGTTGTATGTGGACTCCGAGGCGAAGTATTCGCGCTCATAGGGGGTCCAGTACGCCGGGTTCTCCATCTTGTAGACCCCGGGTCCGCGGCCCAGCAGCGGGCGGTCCATGATCATGCGCGACGCGCTGGTCAGCGACTGGTACCGCAGCAGGATGGAGGTGTCCAGCGGAAACGCGCTGCCCGTGCGGGCCTTCATGCCCCCCATGAGCGCGGCGGCCCCGCCCGCCGCCAGCACGGCGGCCAGCACCAGCGAGAGCGCTGCGGCCTTTTCCGGGCGGCGCACGCGCCCGCGCACGATCCGGGCCACCAGCAGCAGGCCCAGCCCGGCCGCCAGCGCCACCAGCCCCCCGCGCTGCCCCGTGTTCCAAAGATACCACGCCGCGCCTAGGCCGAAGAGCCACGCGGGCTTCCACCCCTCCAGGGCGAGCCAGGCGGAGGCGATCACCGCCACCACCAGCACATGGGCCGCATAGTTCGGGTTGCCGAAGGTGGACGGCATGGTCTCCGGGCTCTCCCCCCAGGGGAAGGGGTCAAGGCCGGCCTTCTGCACCGCCGCGTACACCGCCGCCAGAAACACCGCCGCGCACAGGGCTTTGAAAAGGCCCATCAGGTGCGCCGGGGTGCGGATCACCTGGGCCGCCGTGTGCCACAGCGCCAGCAGGGCGATGAACCGCCCCGTCTCCTGCGCGGCCAGATGGGCGACGCCCCCGTGAAAGGCGCCCGCGCGCGCGTCAAGAAGGAGCCGGCCGCACGCCGACAGGATCATCATCCCGACCAGGATCGCGGGAAGCTCGGGAAACAGGCGGGGACCCGGCGCCGACAGCGAGAACAGCCGGCGGAACACCAGCCAGCCCCCCCCCAGCGCCAGCCCCGCCCATGCCACCAGCAGCCACTTGATCTCCCCCGTGGGGTCGTGGGTGTAGCGGTAGATCACCAGGGGAAGCGCCGCGGCGAACAGCATCAGCCCGGCGCGGAAGAAGCGCGGCACACTCTGTTGGCTTTGGGTCACAAACGCACTCCGTCGGGGTCGGCACCCCCCCGGACCCATGCTATCATCCGGCGTTCCGGCGGCGCAAACCCGGCGCGCTTTTTTGCATTGGGGGGGGGCTTTGCGCCATGCTCTACGCCATGGAAAAACGGTCCCAAAGGGCGGCCTTCGCACGGGGCGCGGCGTGTCCGCGTCTGCGGCGCGCCCTGTCCGCCGCCGTCCTGCTCCTGCTTTCCGCCTGTCTCACGGGGTGCGACTTCCGGCAGGAGGCCATCTCCCTGTCCAACTGGACGCTGGACTTCAGCCGGAACGAGACGCCGTTCACCATGTACGTGTGGAACAACAACCCCCTCATCCCCAAGCTCACGGTCGGCGCAGAGCCGGACCAGCCCTGGATTCTTGTCAATGTCAGGGAGGTGGTCAGCGACGCCCCCTCAGACCCGGACAAGGGGCCCTTCGACCGGCGGGTGCTCTTCGTGCGGATAGACCGCACCCAGCTCGACGAGGGGGAGCACACCGGAAAGATCGTCTTCACCTCGAAGGGCATCAAGCCCAAGGAGGCCAAGGTGCGCGTGGTCATGGATGCCGACGGGCGGCTCGCGTCCCTGAACATCGTCAACGCCACGAGCACCTATTCCAGCCCCTACCTCATTGATTTCATGTTTGGCGTCACGGACAAAAAGGGCAACGCGGTGGTGGCGGAGCCCGCGCAGTTTTTCGTGGAGGCCCTGGAGGGCGACCAGGCCGTTGGAAACAACAACGGTCTCCAGCTCCGCAGGGCGTCCACCCTCCAGCTCAAGATGGACCTCCTGATGGACTACTCGCAGAACATGCAGGAGCGCCCCGGCGCCGTCGTCGTCATGGAGGGCACGGCCAGGGACATTTTGCTGCCCGCGCTGAACACGGACGCCCAGGTCGGCGTCACCGAGTTTCACCGGGACGACCGTGAGGCCCAGTCCGTTTCGGGCTTCACCGCGGACCGCGCCCACACGCGCGCCCGCATCGGGGACATCCAGTCCGAATATGTGCGCGGGTTCTTCTCCGGCGCGCGCCTTCTC from Candidatus Hydrogenedentota bacterium includes these protein-coding regions:
- a CDS encoding tetratricopeptide repeat protein, which gives rise to MTQSQQSVPRFFRAGLMLFAAALPLVIYRYTHDPTGEIKWLLVAWAGLALGGGWLVFRRLFSLSAPGPRLFPELPAILVGMMILSACGRLLLDARAGAFHGGVAHLAAQETGRFIALLALWHTAAQVIRTPAHLMGLFKALCAAVFLAAVYAAVQKAGLDPFPWGESPETMPSTFGNPNYAAHVLVVAVIASAWLALEGWKPAWLFGLGAAWYLWNTGQRGGLVALAAGLGLLLVARIVRGRVRRPEKAAALSLVLAAVLAAGGAAALMGGMKARTGSAFPLDTSILLRYQSLTSASRMIMDRPLLGRGPGVYKMENPAYWTPYEREYFASESTYNHHVHNDPLEIGVDAGLVAAGAWLALLVFATGCALVLAFSAEDRAGRRTGYALSAMFAAFAVDGLFGFNLRLPVSGALFFVLAGALEGIASERGDAPAPGGAPAGPGWPLIACALLALAAQAVLASLLFASEYHLKMGLSAQETGNHPLAARQYAAGARLAPGNWKFPWRLGQLAMLDGRMDEASAQFAKTLSLNPTHLMARIPLAETQLQRVGRMDHSSPEALKEALALLEEAFQHGEAQRALCPEMAEASDVLGRTAALTAELLAAGESPQAHDRARDYWEQARGHLERAAGSNRSQKNRPAIYRNLARVCMSLKDWDGAEEALMRAARIDPEDSETWPLFLEYANTTRRFDRLRKALDERIDRLRRAPTPDTDTLATAQLFLASVMETGYQDLDSAENACAAAVHNAPRRPEVWTNVARFAFSAGRAEFLKTQVTRSCEALARRKPAAQPLPQVAAVNAVLTRGPEALENATLVLAGAVRSLRPERALSPAQTYGWAAYLLGETLQRSDPATPGRCAAALNLSMVFAGTSHLDNAEALLRLAETCLPEDMRTVLALQWADLRALQERYPEAMAVLDEALRADPGNLELRWSRARALYKQGRHEDALAEYDRLAAETEMDPQSKELLTKEIEAARQSLETSPASANPEKEGAAPE
- a CDS encoding VWA domain-containing protein → MLYAMEKRSQRAAFARGAACPRLRRALSAAVLLLLSACLTGCDFRQEAISLSNWTLDFSRNETPFTMYVWNNNPLIPKLTVGAEPDQPWILVNVREVVSDAPSDPDKGPFDRRVLFVRIDRTQLDEGEHTGKIVFTSKGIKPKEAKVRVVMDADGRLASLNIVNATSTYSSPYLIDFMFGVTDKKGNAVVAEPAQFFVEALEGDQAVGNNNGLQLRRASTLQLKMDLLMDYSQNMQERPGAVVVMEGTARDILLPALNTDAQVGVTEFHRDDREAQSVSGFTADRAHTRARIGDIQSEYVRGFFSGARLLDAVVTSCSKFEKGASKSEARYVVLFSDGYDTSSAATLDDAVERARDRSVRIYAVGCGEDANLPLLLDLTGRTGGAYFPADTTELLPAAVEEIVQNLEGQYILRWASLSRRNEPFRPSFSLTLGDARAGYKATDDFNPDGQRGDVLRGKLRVQDSGSPDGTTVLLRADYIPRFIREIHLFVRSDLAFSVGLVEPADEGLLAGWSMEVARAYGTAGYWVLLESPGPLLSFASFGPLVRFDFGGPVSEDQPLFEELYVDNGVYEDEVALDIAGFDNPTN